Proteins from one Maniola hyperantus chromosome 25, iAphHyp1.2, whole genome shotgun sequence genomic window:
- the LOC117993864 gene encoding neural/ectodermal development factor IMP-L2-like produces MINLIPLLAAAALVSLQCLSAYARIDDAKLELDNRLLPNEIPAAIPSPKRRTVGKYVKISVPPPETARFVPGTTLVLECEIMGNPAPFAGWLKNGIPVSDFEEDTNEIFSTNSLSPARLTSKFVIRTASNGDVFTCVASSGLRENSASTTVYVEGPGSDSILNEIMPSKPIITTFYSDLFQLVGTSATLPCRAFSPTKTQVLWMDNNENVVYGSNRLRVLPSGDLHISGISWDDMGGWTCAIKNAYGRDAVETFLYPLVAR; encoded by the exons ATGATCAACTTAATACCGCTACTCGCCGCCGCGGCGCTAGTCTCGCTGCAATGCTTGTCGGCATACGCACGGATCGACGACGCAAAACTCGAACTAGATAACAGACTATTACCCAATG AAATACCAGCCGCCATACCGAGTCCCAAACGTCGTACAGTGGGGAAATACGTGAAGATTTCCGTCCCTCCTCCGGAAACGGCCCGGTTCGTTCCCGGCACGACTCTCGTACTGGAGTGCGAGATCATGGGCAACCCGGCCCCTTTTGCTGGATGGCTGAAGAATGGGATACCAGTTTCTGAT TTTGAAGAAGACACCAACGAGATCTTCTCCACCAACTCCCTCAGCCCCGCTCGGCTGACCAGCAAGTTCGTGATCCGCACAGCTTCCAATGGCGATGTCTTCACTTGCGTCGCCAGCTCCGGACTTAGGGAGAATAGCGCGTCCACCACGGTTTATGTTGAAG GCCCCGGATCGGATTCCATCCTCAACGAGATAATGCCGTCGAAGCCGATCATCACGACGTTCTACAGCGACCTGTTCCAGCTGGTCGGTACCAGCGCCACGCTACCCTGTCGGGCGTTCAGCCCTACCAAGACTCAGGTGCTGTGGATGGACAACAATGAGAATGTTGTGTACGGGAGCAATCGATTGAGG GTTCTACCATCTGGAGACCTGCACatctcgggcatcagctgggACGACATGGGCGGCTGGACGTGTGCCATCAAGAACGCGTACGGAAGAGATGCTGTGGAAACATTCCTCTATCCGCTCGTGGCACGTTGA